From Flavobacterium alkalisoli, the proteins below share one genomic window:
- a CDS encoding AEC family transporter, with the protein MDNVILIFICLILGVLLQKLRVFPVNGHATLNQYVIYISLPALSLYFIPKIVLSGALFFPLFTSWIGFAFAYVFFTALGKWLGWSKKLTGCLILTGGLGNTAFIGFPVVEALFGKPGLQTAIVLDQAGTFVVMATLGIVIAATHSLKMKAAGSGAGDILKKVFSFPPFIAFLISACMNLSGFDFTDDIQSVLMSICRTTAPLALVAVGMQLKIDRKSKYWNSLYIGLFFKLILMPAIIFTIYKVFLGGKGLAADVSVIESAMGPMVTAAVLASAYGLKPKLAGMMVGVGIPLSFITMDFWYWLLLNY; encoded by the coding sequence ATGGATAATGTTATTTTAATCTTTATTTGTCTTATACTGGGAGTTTTGCTTCAAAAGCTGCGTGTATTCCCTGTTAATGGTCATGCAACATTAAATCAGTATGTAATTTATATATCCTTACCGGCTTTAAGTTTATATTTCATACCTAAAATAGTACTTTCGGGAGCTTTGTTCTTTCCGTTATTTACGTCGTGGATAGGCTTTGCCTTTGCTTATGTGTTCTTTACCGCTTTAGGTAAATGGCTGGGCTGGTCTAAAAAGCTAACCGGTTGCCTCATTTTAACGGGGGGATTGGGTAATACGGCCTTTATAGGTTTTCCTGTAGTGGAAGCCCTTTTTGGTAAACCGGGGTTACAAACAGCAATTGTTTTAGATCAGGCGGGTACTTTTGTGGTTATGGCTACCTTAGGGATTGTAATAGCGGCAACACACTCGCTTAAGATGAAAGCTGCAGGGTCGGGGGCAGGTGACATCCTGAAGAAAGTATTTTCATTTCCGCCTTTTATTGCTTTTTTAATTAGTGCCTGCATGAATTTATCAGGGTTTGATTTTACGGATGATATACAGTCAGTACTAATGAGTATTTGCCGCACAACGGCACCGTTAGCACTTGTAGCTGTTGGTATGCAGCTTAAGATCGACAGAAAAAGCAAATACTGGAACTCACTTTATATAGGGCTCTTCTTTAAACTTATCCTTATGCCTGCTATTATTTTTACCATTTATAAAGTCTTTTTGGGAGGTAAAGGATTGGCGGCAGATGTATCGGTAATAGAATCGGCAATGGGGCCAATGGTAACCGCTGCTGTACTAGCGTCAGCTTACGGATTAAAACCAAAACTTGCCGGTATGATGGTGGGGGTAGGTATACCGCTATCCTTTATAACTATGGATTTTTGGTATTGGTTACTTCTTAATTATTAA
- a CDS encoding MATE family efflux transporter, with the protein MNLAQYTKEFSYNIRLAYPVILGMLGHTITGIIDNIMVGKLGAAELAAASLGNSMVFVAMSVGIGFSTAITPIIAEGDAEKDTAKVRTVFHHGLFLCTLLGIMLFAVVWFAKPLMHLMGQPDEVVNLAAPYVDWVAFSLLPMVIFQGYKQFADGLSLTKYAMYAVIVSNIINIVVNYLLIYGVWIFPKMGIVGAALGTVVSRIFMLVYMHYSLYLNSKLKTYFTGFTFGEIKKSILKKITSIGVPSSMQMLFEVALFTGAVWLSGSIGANSQAANQIALSLASMTFMFAMGLSVASMIRVGNQRGLQDYKKLQLVARSIFLLAIILEIIFALFFVLFHDYLPLYFLNMKNPELALENSEVISIASQLLLVAAVFQITDGIQVVVLGALRGLQDVKIPTYITFIAYWVIGFPISYYLGLHTELKAAGIWIGLLAGLTAAAIFLYIRFHILTKRLIANSVSKAA; encoded by the coding sequence GTGAACTTAGCTCAATACACAAAAGAATTCTCCTACAATATTAGACTGGCTTATCCTGTAATACTGGGTATGCTTGGTCATACCATTACAGGTATTATAGATAATATTATGGTGGGTAAGCTGGGAGCTGCCGAACTGGCTGCGGCTTCACTGGGGAACAGTATGGTGTTTGTGGCTATGTCGGTAGGTATTGGTTTTTCTACAGCTATTACGCCTATTATAGCAGAGGGTGATGCAGAAAAGGATACGGCTAAGGTAAGAACGGTTTTTCATCATGGCCTGTTCTTGTGTACATTGTTAGGGATAATGCTGTTTGCAGTAGTATGGTTTGCAAAGCCGTTAATGCATCTTATGGGACAACCCGATGAGGTGGTAAACCTTGCGGCACCTTATGTGGACTGGGTAGCTTTCTCGCTATTACCTATGGTAATATTCCAGGGGTACAAGCAGTTTGCCGACGGGCTTTCGCTTACCAAATATGCTATGTATGCGGTAATAGTGTCTAATATCATTAATATAGTTGTAAACTACCTTCTTATATACGGTGTATGGATATTCCCTAAAATGGGTATTGTTGGTGCGGCATTAGGAACTGTGGTATCCAGGATTTTCATGCTGGTATATATGCACTACAGTTTGTATCTAAACAGTAAGCTTAAAACTTATTTCACCGGATTTACCTTTGGTGAAATCAAGAAATCCATCCTTAAAAAGATTACCTCTATAGGTGTGCCTTCTTCTATGCAGATGCTGTTTGAGGTTGCTTTATTTACAGGGGCTGTATGGCTTTCGGGATCAATAGGTGCTAATAGCCAGGCAGCAAACCAAATTGCACTTAGCCTTGCTTCCATGACCTTTATGTTTGCTATGGGTTTAAGTGTAGCTTCTATGATTAGGGTAGGAAACCAGAGGGGATTACAGGATTATAAAAAACTTCAGCTAGTGGCACGTTCCATATTTTTGCTGGCAATTATCCTTGAAATAATCTTTGCCTTATTTTTTGTGTTATTTCACGATTACCTGCCTTTGTACTTTCTTAATATGAAGAATCCTGAACTGGCACTGGAAAACTCAGAGGTTATAAGTATAGCGTCTCAGTTATTATTGGTTGCTGCCGTTTTCCAGATTACCGATGGTATACAGGTAGTGGTGCTTGGAGCATTACGCGGATTACAGGATGTAAAAATACCAACCTATATAACCTTTATTGCGTACTGGGTTATAGGGTTTCCAATATCTTATTACTTGGGGCTGCACACAGAACTTAAGGCTGCCGGTATATGGATAGGGCTTTTGGCAGGATTAACAGCTGCCGCAATATTTTTGTATATTCGCTTTCATATTCTTACCAAGAGGCTAATTGCTAATTCTGTTAGCAAAGCCGCGTAA
- a CDS encoding PPK2 family polyphosphate kinase, giving the protein MSITTDDFKITGTFSIENTPTNIELELTAKKKVKKIEKTSVKLGKLQDKMYANNRYGVLICIQGMDTSGKDSLIREVFKNFNARGVVVHSFKTPTPLELDHDYLWRHYIALPERGKFSVFNRSHYENVLVTRVHPEYLLNENLPGIEKVKDITEGFWEERFKQINSFEKHIAQNGTIVLKFFLHLSKEEQRQRLLRRLEKEERYWKFSAGDLDERDLWGKYQKYYEEAINKTSTNHAPWYAIPADDKETARLLVAKAILNELKKYDFQEPEVNEDVLDNIALYRVKLLNEKPGNK; this is encoded by the coding sequence ATGAGTATTACTACAGATGACTTTAAAATTACCGGTACTTTTTCTATAGAAAATACCCCTACAAATATAGAGCTTGAACTTACAGCTAAAAAGAAAGTAAAGAAAATAGAAAAAACGAGTGTTAAGCTGGGTAAGCTTCAGGATAAGATGTATGCTAACAACAGGTATGGTGTACTTATCTGTATACAGGGTATGGATACTTCGGGTAAGGACAGCCTTATAAGGGAAGTGTTTAAAAACTTTAATGCCAGGGGAGTAGTGGTGCACAGCTTTAAGACACCTACACCTCTTGAACTGGATCATGATTATTTATGGCGTCATTATATTGCTTTGCCGGAGAGAGGTAAGTTTTCGGTGTTTAATCGTTCTCATTACGAAAATGTGCTTGTAACGCGTGTGCATCCGGAATATCTCTTAAACGAGAACCTTCCGGGTATAGAAAAGGTTAAGGATATTACCGAGGGTTTTTGGGAAGAAAGATTTAAGCAGATAAACAGTTTTGAAAAACATATTGCCCAAAACGGAACTATAGTTTTGAAATTCTTCCTTCATTTAAGTAAAGAGGAGCAGAGGCAAAGACTGCTTAGGCGTCTTGAAAAGGAAGAGCGTTACTGGAAATTTTCGGCTGGCGACCTTGATGAAAGGGATTTGTGGGGTAAATACCAAAAGTATTATGAGGAAGCCATAAACAAAACTTCTACCAATCATGCCCCTTGGTATGCGATTCCGGCAGACGATAAAGAAACAGCCCGCCTGCTTGTAGCAAAAGCAATATTAAACGAACTTAAAAAGTATGATTTTCAGGAGCCTGAAGTTAATGAGGATGTGCTTGATAATATCGCTTTATACAGAGTAAAACTACTTAATGAAAAGCCTGGAAATAAATAA
- a CDS encoding DUF6929 family protein, with protein sequence MQKFKLELLFHIMGIGSASGLFFNGGSVFLISDNSSMLYEYNIAENKTDKISLAAKDYAGPLENIPKKDKPDYEAIAAFNNELYIFGSGSKENRSILTRYNMQTKTTEGPVDAIYLYLAMQGFSEISPEDFNIEAAVNDGDIWYLFQRGNGPAQQNGVFTLEGDINEFSVQIIYNPIELPKINGSQSSFTDAVKVGDKLYFIAAAESSNSTYLDGEVAGSLVGRMDIETMTVEFTQTISDRNKFEGITLYKDNGNSLEFLLCEDTDSDATESDIYRLTIDK encoded by the coding sequence ATGCAAAAGTTTAAGCTGGAACTGCTGTTTCACATTATGGGAATAGGCTCTGCATCGGGGCTTTTTTTTAATGGTGGTTCGGTTTTCCTTATATCAGACAACAGCAGCATGCTGTATGAATATAACATAGCGGAAAACAAAACCGATAAGATTTCCCTGGCAGCCAAAGACTACGCAGGCCCGCTTGAAAACATACCTAAAAAAGACAAACCCGATTATGAGGCTATAGCGGCTTTTAATAATGAACTCTATATTTTTGGGTCGGGCTCCAAAGAAAACAGGAGCATCCTTACACGATACAACATGCAGACCAAAACTACAGAAGGCCCCGTTGATGCCATTTATCTGTATCTGGCAATGCAGGGATTTAGCGAAATAAGCCCTGAGGATTTTAACATAGAAGCTGCGGTTAATGATGGCGACATATGGTATCTTTTCCAAAGAGGTAACGGCCCGGCTCAGCAAAACGGAGTTTTTACACTGGAAGGCGATATTAATGAGTTTTCTGTACAGATTATATACAACCCTATAGAACTGCCTAAAATAAACGGATCTCAGTCGAGCTTTACCGATGCGGTTAAAGTAGGAGATAAACTTTACTTTATTGCCGCTGCCGAGAGTTCTAACTCTACTTATCTTGACGGTGAGGTGGCAGGATCTCTTGTAGGCAGGATGGATATAGAAACCATGACAGTTGAGTTTACCCAAACCATATCCGACAGGAATAAGTTTGAAGGCATTACCCTATATAAGGATAACGGAAACTCTCTGGAATTCCTTTTATGTGAGGACACCGACAGTGATGCTACCGAATCGGACATATACAGGCTTACTATTGATAAATAG
- a CDS encoding RNA polymerase sigma factor — MHRDAQRRVYEYMAPKLYHTCKRYLKSEVEIEEAIADAFYTIFTKLDQLKETKAFEAWARRIAINQCLLTLKRKVNFNIYIEDMNASAEPAQAQSAGLEEEDLLKLLDYLPEGCRTVFNLFAIEGYSHKEIAAMLNITEGTSKSQLNVSRSKLKDLVNNVYYLNENSYGKSK, encoded by the coding sequence ATGCACCGAGACGCTCAGCGCAGGGTATATGAATATATGGCACCTAAGCTATACCACACCTGCAAAAGGTACTTAAAGAGCGAAGTGGAAATTGAAGAGGCAATAGCCGATGCCTTCTATACCATTTTTACCAAGCTTGACCAATTAAAGGAAACTAAGGCTTTTGAAGCCTGGGCAAGGCGTATAGCCATAAACCAATGCCTGCTTACTCTTAAAAGAAAGGTGAACTTTAATATTTATATTGAAGACATGAACGCTTCGGCAGAGCCTGCACAAGCCCAATCGGCCGGGCTTGAGGAAGAAGACCTGCTAAAACTGCTCGATTACCTGCCCGAAGGATGCAGGACCGTTTTTAACCTTTTTGCCATAGAAGGTTACTCACACAAAGAAATAGCTGCAATGCTTAATATTACAGAAGGGACTTCAAAATCACAATTAAATGTCTCCCGCAGTAAACTAAAGGATTTAGTAAACAATGTTTATTATCTAAATGAAAACAGCTATGGAAAATCAAAATAA